A single Crateriforma conspicua DNA region contains:
- a CDS encoding retropepsin-like aspartic protease family protein: MFCVCASATVTIAAQSNPSETSGDTESQASSTTSRSDADGQDSQPADVPAPKPYSPAVLAQAVEILDTHGLKPSGRQIICTTAGEISRALSGLPKQRRELRQIRQAWQQATLIENTIVEQLSRLNRQYGELNLRLASTPVISGRDHNKIVAMINATAAKTKQLAADRQNAKLNVDKQASQLHQAESDYAEVVMAIRADFDQLRDALAESLKDRKVSIALSVTNRNLNTPAELTADDILAPVLRRLEAEESEVFRETIELESEGNGLFVNVTVGGKTTKMVLDSGASIISLPAKTAAELDIKIPADAPAMRMELADGRVIGARGVTLPSVRVGQFEAENVRAAVLDASASFAQPLLGMSYLGRFKFEIDAAGRTLKMLRIQGD; this comes from the coding sequence ATGTTTTGCGTCTGCGCATCGGCGACGGTGACGATCGCTGCACAATCCAATCCCAGTGAAACCAGTGGTGATACGGAATCACAGGCATCGTCGACCACGTCACGATCCGACGCCGATGGCCAGGATTCGCAACCCGCCGACGTCCCAGCACCGAAACCGTATTCACCCGCGGTCTTGGCCCAGGCCGTTGAAATCTTGGACACCCATGGATTGAAACCTTCGGGACGACAGATCATCTGCACGACGGCCGGTGAGATATCACGTGCATTGTCGGGGCTGCCCAAACAACGACGTGAACTTCGGCAAATCCGCCAAGCTTGGCAGCAAGCCACGTTGATCGAAAACACGATCGTCGAGCAATTGTCTCGGCTGAATCGACAATACGGCGAACTCAATCTTCGACTGGCATCCACTCCGGTCATCAGTGGGCGAGACCACAACAAGATCGTCGCGATGATCAACGCGACGGCCGCGAAAACAAAACAGTTGGCGGCCGACCGTCAAAACGCCAAGCTGAACGTGGACAAACAGGCGTCACAGTTGCATCAAGCCGAGTCGGATTACGCAGAAGTCGTGATGGCGATTCGTGCGGACTTTGATCAATTGCGTGATGCTTTGGCCGAAAGTTTGAAGGACCGCAAAGTGTCCATCGCCCTGTCGGTCACCAATCGCAACTTGAACACCCCCGCCGAACTGACGGCCGACGACATTTTGGCACCGGTCCTTCGTCGTCTGGAGGCGGAAGAATCCGAGGTATTTCGCGAAACGATTGAACTGGAATCCGAGGGCAACGGTTTGTTCGTCAACGTGACCGTCGGCGGCAAGACGACCAAGATGGTGCTGGACAGCGGGGCATCGATCATCAGCCTGCCGGCAAAAACGGCCGCCGAATTGGATATCAAGATTCCCGCCGACGCGCCGGCAATGCGGATGGAATTGGCCGATGGCCGCGTGATCGGCGCCCGCGGTGTCACGTTGCCGTCGGTGCGGGTCGGACAATTCGAAGCGGAAAACGTTCGTGCCGCCGTCTTGGACGCTTCCGCTTCGTTTGCCCAGCCGCTGCTGGGAATGAGCTATCTGGGGCGGTTCAAATTCGAAATCGATGCCGCAGGCCGGACGCTAAAAATGCTGCGTATCCAAGGCGATTGA
- a CDS encoding sugar phosphate nucleotidyltransferase, translated as MSATDSPCAVVLAAGKGTRMKSELPKVLCPVVDRPMIHFVLDALSAAGIERKIVVVGYQADLVRQELSGRKDPIEFVEQTEQLGTGHAVQMCRDALMTQAGPTIVVAGDSPLIQSDSLKTLLDHFAKTQPSLLMGTLKKDDPTGLGRIVRDEDGNFIGIVEHKDATPEQLAITEVNMSTYLFQTPDLLSSLKQISNDNAQGEYYLTDCPALLRKSGKAVDALPVLKPCEALSINNPQELQIVDETMRSMGYA; from the coding sequence ATGTCTGCAACGGATTCGCCCTGTGCCGTCGTGCTCGCCGCTGGCAAGGGCACGCGGATGAAAAGCGAACTGCCCAAAGTGCTTTGCCCCGTGGTGGACCGCCCGATGATCCATTTTGTGTTGGACGCATTGTCGGCGGCCGGCATCGAACGAAAGATCGTCGTCGTTGGCTATCAAGCGGACTTGGTCCGCCAGGAGCTTAGCGGTCGCAAAGACCCGATCGAGTTCGTGGAACAAACCGAACAGCTGGGGACCGGTCACGCGGTGCAAATGTGTCGCGACGCATTGATGACGCAAGCCGGCCCGACCATCGTGGTGGCGGGCGATTCGCCGCTGATTCAATCCGACAGTTTGAAAACCCTGCTGGATCACTTCGCCAAAACGCAACCGTCGTTGCTGATGGGTACGTTGAAGAAAGACGATCCCACCGGGCTGGGTCGCATCGTTCGTGATGAAGACGGCAACTTTATCGGCATCGTCGAACACAAAGACGCCACGCCGGAACAGTTGGCGATCACCGAAGTGAACATGAGCACGTACCTGTTCCAAACCCCCGACTTGCTGTCGTCGCTGAAACAGATCAGCAACGACAACGCACAGGGTGAATACTACCTGACGGATTGTCCGGCACTGTTGCGGAAATCAGGCAAGGCCGTGGACGCTTTGCCCGTGCTGAAGCCGTGCGAAGCTCTTTCGATCAACAATCCACAGGAGCTGCAGATCGTCGACGAAACGATGCGATCAATGGGTTATGCGTGA
- a CDS encoding ribose-phosphate diphosphokinase, producing MRELKIFSGRANPTLTEKLCRHLHLEPAKISLGQFPDGENFCKLDEDVRGRDVFLIQPTCPPVNDHLIELLTMIDCCRRASAERITAVIPYFGYARQDRKDEGRVPITAKLIANLITRAGADRVLAMDLHAAQIQGFFDVPVDHLYAAPVLNDHFLSRGLDEDEIVVVSPDEGSIKRAVGHAKRLGGPLGIIDKRRSSALEVRQSTIIGGPVEGRIALMFDDMISTAGSICGAARLVHDAGAKEIHIACTHGVLCGPAIHRLREAPIDSVVVTDTIPIPAEKQLPGMVQLSVAPLLAEAIKRIHHDQSISELFRER from the coding sequence ATGCGTGAACTGAAAATCTTTAGCGGTCGGGCGAACCCGACGCTGACTGAAAAACTGTGCCGGCACCTGCATCTGGAGCCCGCCAAGATCTCGTTGGGACAATTCCCCGACGGAGAGAATTTTTGCAAGCTAGATGAAGACGTGCGCGGACGCGACGTTTTCTTGATACAGCCGACATGTCCACCGGTCAACGATCATTTGATCGAACTTTTGACCATGATCGATTGCTGCCGCCGCGCCAGTGCCGAACGGATCACCGCGGTCATCCCGTACTTCGGTTACGCGCGGCAGGACCGCAAGGACGAAGGCCGGGTGCCGATCACGGCCAAGCTGATCGCCAACTTGATCACCCGCGCCGGTGCCGATCGCGTGTTGGCGATGGACTTGCACGCGGCCCAAATCCAGGGCTTTTTTGACGTCCCGGTGGATCACTTGTATGCGGCCCCCGTGCTGAACGATCACTTCCTTAGCCGCGGGCTGGACGAAGACGAAATCGTCGTGGTCAGCCCGGACGAAGGCAGCATTAAACGTGCCGTCGGCCACGCCAAACGATTGGGCGGCCCGCTGGGAATCATCGACAAACGTCGCAGCAGCGCATTGGAAGTCCGCCAGTCGACCATCATCGGTGGTCCCGTCGAAGGACGCATCGCACTGATGTTTGACGACATGATCAGCACCGCCGGTTCCATCTGCGGCGCGGCACGCTTGGTGCACGACGCGGGCGCCAAAGAAATTCACATCGCATGCACCCACGGCGTCCTGTGCGGTCCGGCGATTCATCGCCTGCGCGAAGCCCCGATCGATTCGGTCGTCGTCACCGACACGATTCCGATTCCTGCGGAAAAACAATTGCCCGGTATGGTCCAGCTGTCTGTGGCCCCGCTGCTTGCCGAAGCCATCAAACGGATCCACCACGACCAATCAATCAGTGAACTGTTCCGCGAACGCTGA
- a CDS encoding aldo/keto reductase, with translation MQRRRLGRSGIVVSDICMGTMTFGSQCDESTSHEICDVAHDAGIDFFDAAEIYPVPPKRETVGKTEEIFGNWLKRQTREAVIVATKVTGPAHGWFAAPVRNEHCAIDRHQIIRACEASLRRLQTDYIDLYQIHWPDHGMPYHEVLSALTELRQSGKVRVIGCSNETSWGVMKSLWEADTYGLDRYQTVQNNFSLINRRCESELAQVLRKEGLSLLPYSPLGGGVLTGKYNDGPPPGGRFTEYLTNGGDRQKRMAQRFVNDRSLETTRRLGQIAEDLGVSVTALALAWSKQHDFVASTIVGATSVAQLKESLEADDLILDAETLERIDQIDFEIPNPMTEDGLRRL, from the coding sequence ATGCAACGACGACGACTCGGCCGCAGCGGTATCGTCGTGTCCGACATCTGCATGGGCACAATGACGTTCGGTTCCCAGTGCGATGAATCGACTAGCCACGAAATTTGTGACGTCGCACACGATGCGGGAATCGATTTCTTTGATGCAGCGGAAATCTATCCCGTTCCACCGAAGCGGGAAACGGTCGGCAAGACCGAAGAAATCTTTGGCAATTGGTTGAAGCGACAAACACGCGAAGCGGTGATCGTTGCCACCAAAGTCACCGGTCCGGCGCACGGCTGGTTCGCCGCGCCGGTCCGTAACGAACACTGTGCGATCGACCGGCATCAGATCATCCGTGCCTGCGAAGCTTCGCTGCGTCGTTTGCAAACCGATTACATCGATCTGTATCAGATCCACTGGCCCGACCACGGCATGCCGTATCACGAAGTGTTGTCGGCGTTGACGGAATTGCGGCAAAGCGGCAAGGTCCGAGTCATCGGCTGCAGCAACGAAACCAGCTGGGGAGTGATGAAAAGCCTGTGGGAAGCCGACACCTATGGACTGGATCGCTACCAAACCGTTCAGAACAACTTCAGCCTGATCAATCGCCGTTGCGAAAGCGAACTGGCACAAGTGCTTCGTAAAGAGGGCCTTTCGCTGTTGCCTTATTCGCCTTTGGGCGGCGGCGTGCTAACGGGCAAGTACAACGATGGGCCCCCGCCCGGCGGACGGTTCACCGAATACCTGACCAACGGCGGTGACCGGCAGAAGCGGATGGCTCAGCGATTCGTCAATGATCGATCACTGGAAACCACCAGACGCCTGGGCCAAATCGCCGAAGACTTGGGCGTCAGTGTCACCGCGTTGGCGCTGGCCTGGAGCAAGCAACACGACTTCGTCGCCAGCACGATCGTCGGCGCCACCTCCGTCGCACAGCTGAAAGAATCACTGGAGGCGGACGACCTGATTTTGGACGCCGAAACGTTGGAGCGGATCGATCAGATCGATTTCGAAATCCCCAACCCGATGACCGAAGACGGGCTGCGACGACTGTAA
- the typA gene encoding translational GTPase TypA, protein MRRNDIRNVVIIAHVDHGKTTLVDCLLRQSGQFRDAELKGERILDSNDLERERGITILSKNIAIPYRDVKINLIDTPGHADFGGEVERVVQMADGALVLVDAAEGPMPQTRFVLEKALQAGVRPIVVVNKVDRPDGRPHEALDEALELLAELGGEDQLDNAAYVFASAKEGFATTDPETTSPNMQPLLDLLVDAVPGPEVETEAPLQMLVTTLDWSDYVGRIAIGRITAGAIRSGQNVMLYQKDQKRVAKVGGLFVFDKLGRTPAEQASAGDVIAIEGLENVEIGDTIANAEGGTALPRLSVDEPTLEMIFSVNTSPFLGREGKFVTTRQLKARLEKELERNVALRVRQVEGSDSYAVAGRGVLHLAVLIETMRREGYELSVGKPQVVYKEIDGIKHEPYEDLRVEVPTETMGPVMELVGLRRGTLDVMQQRGDFSLLSFKIPSRGLIGLRTKLLNATRGTAIIHHRFDSYQVVEGEVPRRGNGVLISMVSGKAMPFALFGLQDRSELFVAPGTEVYEGMIVGENARDNDMTVNPCREKKLTNMRASGSDENVILKPPRDMSLEAALEYIEDDELVEVTPENIRLRKAVLGEADRRRIKRAGKTAAAV, encoded by the coding sequence TTGCGTCGCAACGACATCCGAAACGTCGTCATCATCGCCCACGTTGATCACGGAAAGACCACGCTGGTCGATTGCCTGTTGCGTCAAAGCGGCCAGTTTCGCGATGCGGAACTGAAAGGCGAACGCATCCTGGATTCCAATGATTTGGAAAGGGAGCGTGGGATCACCATTTTGTCCAAGAACATCGCGATTCCCTATCGCGACGTCAAAATCAACTTGATCGACACGCCGGGCCACGCGGATTTCGGCGGCGAAGTCGAACGCGTCGTCCAGATGGCCGACGGAGCGTTGGTTTTGGTCGACGCCGCCGAAGGCCCCATGCCGCAAACCCGCTTTGTGCTGGAAAAAGCGTTGCAAGCGGGCGTGCGGCCCATTGTGGTGGTCAACAAGGTCGACCGTCCGGACGGCCGCCCGCACGAGGCGCTGGACGAAGCGCTGGAATTGTTGGCCGAGCTTGGCGGCGAAGACCAGTTGGACAACGCGGCCTACGTTTTTGCTAGTGCGAAAGAGGGATTCGCCACGACCGACCCCGAGACGACGTCTCCCAACATGCAACCGCTGTTGGACTTGCTGGTGGACGCGGTCCCCGGACCTGAGGTGGAAACGGAAGCTCCGCTGCAAATGCTGGTCACCACATTGGACTGGAGCGACTACGTCGGCCGAATCGCGATCGGTCGGATCACCGCCGGCGCCATTCGCAGCGGTCAAAACGTGATGCTGTACCAAAAGGATCAGAAGCGCGTGGCGAAGGTTGGCGGACTGTTCGTGTTCGACAAGCTTGGGCGCACCCCCGCCGAACAAGCGTCGGCTGGAGACGTGATCGCGATCGAAGGTTTGGAGAACGTCGAAATCGGCGACACCATCGCGAATGCCGAAGGCGGCACCGCGCTACCGCGGCTTAGCGTCGACGAACCGACACTTGAGATGATTTTCAGTGTCAACACGTCGCCGTTTTTGGGTCGCGAAGGCAAGTTCGTGACGACGCGTCAGCTGAAAGCACGGCTGGAAAAAGAACTGGAGCGAAACGTCGCGCTGCGGGTCCGTCAGGTCGAAGGCAGCGATAGCTACGCCGTGGCGGGCCGGGGCGTGTTGCACTTGGCCGTTTTGATCGAAACGATGCGACGCGAAGGTTACGAACTGAGCGTCGGAAAGCCGCAGGTGGTCTACAAAGAGATCGACGGAATCAAGCACGAGCCCTACGAAGATTTGCGGGTGGAGGTGCCCACCGAAACGATGGGGCCGGTGATGGAACTGGTGGGTTTGCGTCGCGGAACCTTGGACGTGATGCAACAGCGCGGCGATTTCAGTTTGCTGAGCTTCAAAATCCCCTCGCGTGGTCTGATCGGCTTGCGAACCAAGTTGCTGAACGCCACCCGCGGGACGGCGATCATTCACCACCGGTTTGACAGTTACCAAGTGGTCGAGGGCGAAGTACCGCGTCGCGGAAACGGTGTGTTGATCTCCATGGTCAGTGGCAAAGCGATGCCGTTTGCTTTGTTCGGTTTGCAGGACCGATCCGAATTGTTCGTCGCCCCGGGGACGGAAGTCTATGAGGGCATGATCGTCGGCGAAAACGCTCGCGACAACGACATGACGGTGAACCCGTGCCGTGAGAAAAAATTGACCAACATGCGGGCCAGCGGCAGCGACGAAAATGTGATTTTGAAGCCGCCGCGCGACATGTCGTTGGAAGCCGCGCTGGAATACATCGAAGACGATGAACTGGTGGAAGTCACGCCGGAAAACATTCGGCTTCGCAAGGCTGTGCTGGGCGAAGCGGATCGCCGGCGCATCAAGCGTGCCGGGAAAACCGCGGCCGCTGTCTAA
- a CDS encoding Na(+)-translocating NADH-quinone reductase subunit A, whose product MVTIKKGLDLPITGCPEQHIEVASPVSSVALLGDDYVGMKPTMLVAEGDTVRAGQPVFEDKKTPGVIFTAPASGRVTGVVRGAKRKFEALTIQVEGDERVEFDQAKGGTPSGMGRQGLTDVLVQSGLWTAFRGRPYGKVPAPGTTPHSIFVTAIDTNPLAADPAVVLADRKDQFSLGLEAIAELTDGKVFVCKSPNSEIPGSSNTKIEIESFGGPHPAGLVGTHIHHLDPVGPTKTVWHIGYQDVAAIGSLLINGTLDPRRVIALAGPVVKQPRLLETRLGANVSELIDGECEDVKVRPISGSVLCGRTALDPHQYLGRYHNQVSVLAEGDDREFLGWQKPGFDKYSVTRVFASAMTPGKKFPFTTSTGGSVRAMVPLGTYEKVVPLDILPTQLLRALIVRDTDQAQQLGALELDEEDLALCTFVCPGKYEYGSLLRENLTTIEREG is encoded by the coding sequence ATGGTAACGATCAAAAAGGGTTTGGACCTTCCCATCACGGGATGCCCGGAACAGCACATCGAAGTCGCTTCGCCGGTTTCGTCGGTTGCCCTGTTGGGTGACGACTATGTCGGTATGAAGCCCACGATGCTGGTGGCCGAAGGCGACACTGTTCGCGCGGGCCAACCGGTGTTCGAAGACAAGAAGACCCCAGGTGTGATTTTCACCGCTCCGGCTTCGGGTCGCGTGACCGGTGTGGTCCGCGGTGCGAAACGGAAATTCGAAGCGTTGACGATCCAGGTCGAAGGCGACGAACGCGTCGAATTCGACCAGGCCAAGGGCGGCACGCCGTCGGGCATGGGCCGTCAGGGGCTGACCGACGTGTTGGTCCAGTCCGGATTGTGGACCGCCTTCCGCGGACGCCCCTACGGCAAAGTTCCCGCCCCGGGCACCACCCCGCATTCGATCTTCGTGACCGCGATCGACACCAACCCGCTGGCGGCCGATCCCGCGGTGGTGCTGGCCGACCGCAAGGACCAGTTTTCACTGGGCTTGGAAGCGATCGCCGAGCTGACCGATGGGAAGGTGTTCGTGTGCAAATCACCGAACTCCGAGATCCCCGGGTCATCCAACACCAAAATCGAAATTGAATCGTTCGGCGGCCCCCACCCGGCGGGGCTGGTCGGCACACACATTCATCACTTGGATCCGGTGGGACCGACGAAAACGGTTTGGCACATCGGATACCAAGACGTCGCGGCGATCGGATCGCTGTTGATCAATGGCACGTTGGATCCGCGACGCGTGATCGCGTTGGCCGGACCGGTCGTCAAGCAGCCGCGATTGTTGGAAACCCGTTTGGGCGCCAACGTCAGCGAATTGATCGACGGCGAATGCGAAGACGTCAAAGTCCGGCCGATTTCCGGTTCGGTGCTTTGCGGACGCACCGCGTTGGATCCACACCAGTACCTGGGCCGCTATCACAACCAAGTCTCCGTCTTGGCCGAAGGCGATGACCGAGAGTTTCTTGGCTGGCAAAAACCCGGTTTTGATAAGTACAGCGTGACACGCGTTTTTGCATCCGCGATGACGCCGGGCAAGAAATTCCCCTTCACGACGTCCACCGGCGGCAGCGTGCGGGCGATGGTGCCACTGGGAACCTACGAAAAGGTCGTCCCGCTGGACATCCTGCCGACGCAATTGCTGCGTGCCCTGATCGTCCGCGACACCGACCAAGCGCAACAGTTGGGCGCGTTGGAGTTGGACGAAGAAGACTTGGCGTTGTGCACGTTCGTGTGTCCCGGCAAATACGAGTACGGTTCCCTGTTGCGTGAAAACTTGACCACGATCGAACGGGAAGGTTGA
- a CDS encoding NADH:ubiquinone reductase (Na(+)-transporting) subunit B — protein MKALRDALDSVHPYFEKGAILEKAYPVYEALDTFLYTPGETTHGLTHVRDGIDLKRMMSMVVFALVPVTLFGMWNVGYQATEAVEKMTAAGIDIDYDWHHQLFQAIGFGYDASDHVANFVLGAIFFLPMYIVTMFVGGHIELVFSVLRGHEINEGFLVTGLLFPLTLPASIPLWQVALGIAFGVIVAKEVFGGTGRNFLNVALTSRAFLYFAYAGQISGDKVWTAVDGYSGATALGQMAIAEQDAVGSLASVDYVWGAQEPITWMSAFIGTIQGCVGETSALLCLVGAGILIACGVGSWKIMTGVIGGVVATSLLLNVVGSETNPMFEVPFYWHLVIGGLAFGLVYMATDPVSASMTETGKWFYGGLIGFMTVLIRVINPAFPEGIMLAILFGNVFAPLIDYFVVQWNVSRRKARYATA, from the coding sequence ATGAAAGCACTGCGCGACGCTCTGGATTCGGTTCACCCTTACTTTGAAAAGGGTGCGATTCTGGAGAAGGCCTACCCGGTCTACGAGGCCCTCGACACATTTCTTTACACACCCGGCGAAACCACGCACGGCTTGACCCACGTTCGCGACGGCATCGACCTGAAGCGGATGATGAGCATGGTCGTCTTTGCGTTGGTCCCGGTGACCCTGTTCGGCATGTGGAATGTCGGTTACCAGGCCACCGAAGCGGTTGAAAAGATGACCGCCGCGGGGATCGACATCGATTACGATTGGCACCACCAACTGTTCCAGGCGATCGGCTTCGGCTATGACGCATCGGATCACGTGGCCAATTTCGTGCTCGGTGCGATTTTCTTTTTGCCGATGTACATCGTGACGATGTTTGTCGGTGGCCACATCGAATTGGTGTTCAGCGTTCTGCGTGGACACGAAATCAACGAAGGCTTCTTGGTCACCGGACTGTTGTTCCCGCTGACACTGCCCGCATCCATTCCGCTTTGGCAGGTCGCACTGGGGATCGCGTTCGGCGTGATCGTGGCCAAGGAGGTCTTCGGCGGAACGGGTCGAAACTTCTTGAACGTCGCCCTGACCAGCCGTGCGTTCCTGTACTTCGCCTACGCCGGCCAAATCAGTGGTGACAAAGTCTGGACGGCCGTCGATGGCTACAGCGGCGCGACCGCCCTGGGCCAAATGGCGATCGCCGAACAAGACGCGGTCGGTTCACTGGCAAGCGTCGACTATGTCTGGGGTGCCCAGGAACCGATCACTTGGATGAGTGCTTTCATCGGCACCATTCAGGGATGCGTCGGCGAAACCAGCGCCCTGTTGTGTTTGGTCGGTGCCGGCATCTTGATCGCTTGTGGCGTCGGATCTTGGAAAATCATGACCGGCGTGATCGGCGGTGTCGTCGCCACGTCGCTGTTGTTGAATGTGGTGGGCAGCGAAACGAACCCGATGTTCGAAGTCCCGTTCTATTGGCACCTGGTCATCGGCGGCTTGGCGTTCGGTTTGGTCTACATGGCCACCGACCCGGTCAGCGCATCGATGACCGAAACCGGTAAATGGTTTTACGGCGGACTGATCGGATTCATGACCGTCCTGATTCGGGTCATCAATCCGGCTTTCCCCGAAGGCATCATGCTGGCCATCTTGTTCGGCAATGTGTTTGCTCCGCTAATCGACTACTTCGTCGTCCAGTGGAACGTCTCTCGCAGAAAGGCTCGTTATGCAACGGCGTGA
- a CDS encoding Na(+)-translocating NADH-quinone reductase subunit C, with protein sequence MQRRDSIGNTILVALVLCVVCSLAVSAAAVVLRPIQAKNKQLDQQRNILDATGLAMGEYGKPASQLSAEKVAELYEWISEKLVNLEDGSYNTEIDPETYDPREVVDDKARSVEVVAEDYNPGIGRREKVAKVFFVKRPGEDRIRQIVLPVYGKGLWSTMYGYLAMKSDLETIQGLTFYEHGETPGLGGEVDNPRWKQQWEGKLLFNDSGQPAAKVSKGPAPPGNPYSVDGLSGATITSNGVTNLINYWAGDDGYGPFMKKLRTELNEAPAGEETAGVSTSTGPQPTLEG encoded by the coding sequence ATGCAACGGCGTGATTCGATCGGCAACACCATCCTGGTTGCCCTGGTTCTTTGCGTGGTCTGTTCGCTAGCGGTGAGCGCCGCGGCGGTCGTCCTGCGTCCGATCCAGGCAAAGAACAAGCAACTGGATCAACAACGAAACATTCTGGACGCCACTGGTCTGGCGATGGGTGAATACGGAAAGCCCGCGTCGCAACTGTCGGCTGAAAAGGTGGCAGAACTGTACGAGTGGATCAGTGAAAAATTGGTCAACTTGGAAGACGGTTCCTACAACACCGAAATCGATCCGGAAACGTACGATCCTCGCGAAGTGGTCGACGACAAGGCCCGCAGCGTCGAAGTCGTCGCCGAGGATTACAACCCCGGAATCGGCCGCCGGGAAAAGGTCGCCAAGGTCTTCTTCGTCAAACGTCCCGGCGAAGACCGTATCCGACAAATCGTCTTGCCCGTCTATGGCAAGGGATTGTGGTCGACCATGTACGGATACTTGGCGATGAAGAGCGACCTGGAGACGATTCAAGGTCTGACGTTCTATGAGCACGGGGAAACCCCGGGCCTGGGCGGCGAAGTGGACAACCCGCGTTGGAAACAACAGTGGGAAGGCAAACTGCTGTTCAACGACAGCGGGCAACCGGCGGCCAAGGTCAGCAAGGGCCCGGCGCCCCCCGGAAACCCGTATTCGGTCGACGGTCTGTCCGGTGCCACCATCACCAGTAACGGCGTGACCAATCTGATCAATTACTGGGCCGGCGATGACGGCTATGGCCCGTTCATGAAGAAGCTTCGGACGGAATTGAACGAAGCACCCGCCGGCGAAGAAACCGCTGGCGTTTCAACGAGCACCGGACCTCAACCCACGCTGGAGGGTTAA
- a CDS encoding NADH:ubiquinone reductase (Na(+)-transporting) subunit D produces MAAPKPKEVLLGPLVDNNPIALQILGICSALAVTTKMETSVVMALAVIAVTAFSNLAVSAIRSFIPSSIRIIVQMTVIASLVIVVDQFLKAFFFDISKQLSVFVGLIITNCIVMGRAEGFAMKNPAGISFLDGVGNGLGYGMVLLVVAFFRELFGNGSLFGVTIMELDRNGGWYNPNNLMLLPPSAFFLIGIMIWVIRSFRPEQIEEA; encoded by the coding sequence ATGGCAGCCCCCAAACCCAAAGAGGTCCTGCTGGGACCACTGGTTGATAACAACCCGATCGCACTGCAGATCCTGGGAATTTGTAGCGCATTAGCGGTGACCACGAAGATGGAAACATCGGTCGTCATGGCTTTGGCGGTGATCGCGGTGACCGCGTTCAGTAACCTGGCCGTCAGTGCGATCCGCAGCTTCATCCCCAGCAGCATTCGGATCATCGTGCAGATGACCGTGATCGCGTCGCTGGTGATTGTGGTCGACCAATTCTTGAAGGCCTTCTTTTTCGACATCAGCAAGCAGCTTTCGGTCTTCGTCGGGCTGATCATCACCAACTGCATCGTGATGGGTCGCGCCGAAGGCTTTGCGATGAAGAACCCAGCCGGTATCAGTTTCCTGGACGGCGTCGGCAATGGCCTGGGCTACGGCATGGTGCTGTTGGTCGTCGCGTTTTTTCGGGAACTGTTCGGTAATGGTTCGCTGTTCGGCGTCACCATCATGGAACTGGACCGCAACGGCGGCTGGTACAACCCGAACAACTTGATGTTGTTGCCACCCAGCGCGTTCTTCTTGATCGGCATCATGATCTGGGTGATCCGATCGTTCCGCCCCGAACAAATCGAAGAGGCCTAG